The following coding sequences are from one Neurospora crassa OR74A linkage group I, whole genome shotgun sequence window:
- a CDS encoding NIMA-interacting protein TinC, which yields MATFKPYPFVLGFLVIYLFASPALAFGAGNIAGISKIEGQNWRHGDIEDALLKIVMARAMGGKTFDKLSVSRVYFGNWLRDYSQAIDVGTVKAVSAEAIRLLLCVLGFLTFGYGSREFEVTADRLGCYRPEDHIDNPKNYADNVDARDYDPRLRGPVDEETELAIDPETGMKNYIANENIGIMSSAEHVRKLFSKCIRLGRSYKETNDKTELYEALRLMGTGLHCLEDYLAHSNYTELALIEMGERDVFPHVGRDTKLRIPGARHSVYPVVTGTFGGVDFLHSVTGELSDKVTQSEIEDLEGTLKAGRNGDTSLLRDLLDMIPNGLIGGDKKNKIDEIQENAANSQLENMSVSPREPEEFTVYVQQVYRQVMPVIEFHDDLLQTISKAIEKIPVLPKIIEQLEEQLSLFVFQIIAPVIIPLIDQVKNELATGSTEIINSSKNEQLVVFDDDSCTDPTHSMLAKDHFSNILNEVAGRTASKVVSWVVPQLMDAWDDDGANVDRLLNRIIYGILHHPAQRDMGEDGAQEGRQMMFSSVEEWWNDLGEDAREEYRQKLSRNGVLNGENHKEGVQDCGHGCGKPLGMHKNFKNEAPETMEDRIAAAAANQIMGGVKQGFSEFLSGQANNNQGNLLGAVAGGILGGGFNNEATSAYRSSGYTPDGGYSETTTEYGYDGNRYGQAEYTETRYDDGSQRQEYRRYEQDDNGGNDYGYEDRRYRRDDDEEYREERRYRRDDEEEYGGGGGYSRRHEDEDLAYPDPERPSSPSLLDRIAQRAKDAFEERRREYESGERERRWPF from the exons ATGGCGACCTTCAAACCTTATCCATTCGTCCTTGGGTTCCTCGTTATCTACCTGTTCGCCAGCCCCGCCTTGGCCTTTGGTGCCGGTAACATTGCTGGTATCTCCAAGATCGAGGGTCAAAACT GGCGCCACGGTGATATTGAAGATGCCCTCCTCAAAATCGTCATGGCCCGCGCCATGGGCGGCAAGACTTTCGACAAGCTCTCCGTTTCTCGCGTCTACTTTGGCAACTGGCTCCGCGACTATTCTCAGGCCATCGATGTCGGCACCGTCAAGGCTGTTTCCGCCGAAGCCATCCGACTGCTTCTCTGCGTTCTCGGTTTCTTGACCTTCGGTTATGGTAGCCGCGAGTTCGAAGTCACCGCCGACCGCCTGGGCTGCTATCGCCCCGAGGATCATATCGACAACCCCAAGAACTATGCCGACAACGTAGATGCTCGTGACTACGATCCCCGCCTTCGCGGCCCCGTCGACGAGGAAACTGAGCTGGCCATTGACCCCGAGACCGGCATGAAGAACTACATTGCCAATGAGAACATTGGCATCATGTCCTCTGCCGAGCATGTTCGCAAGCTCTTCTCCAAGTGCATTCGCCTGGGTCGCTCATACAAGGAGACCAATGACAAGACCGAGCTCTATGAAGCCTTGCGCCTTATGGGTACTGGATTGCACTGCTTGGAGG ATTACCTCGCTCACAGTAACTACACCGAGCTCGCTCTCATTGAAATGGGGGAGCGCGATGTGTTCCCTCACGTCGGCCGCGACACTAAGCTGCGCATCCCGGGCGCTCGCCACTCTGTTTACCCTGTTGTCACTGGTACTTTCGGTGGTGTTGACTTTTTGCACTCCGTGACTGGTGAACTGTCCGACAAGGTGACCCAGAGCGAAATCGAAGATCTCGAGGGAACCCTGAAGGCCGGCCGCAACGGCGACACCAGCCTTCTTCGTGACCTGTTGGACATGATCCCCAATGGCTTGATCGGcggcgacaagaagaacaagattGACGAAATCCAGGAAAATGCCGCCAACTCGCAGCTTGAGAACATGAGCGTGTCCCCCAGAGAGCCTGAGGAGTTCACTGTTTATGTCCAGCAGGTCTACCGCCAGGTTATGCCTGTCATCGAGTTCCACGACGATCTCCTCCAGACCATCTCGAAGGCCATTGAGAAGATACCCGTCCTCCCCAAGATCATTGAGCAGCTTGAGGAGCAGCTTTCTCTTTTCGTTTTCCAGATCATTGCTCCGGTTATCATTCCTCTTATTGACCAGGTCAAGAACGAGCTTGCCACTGGCTCCACCGAGATtatcaacagcagcaagaaCGAGCAACTCGTTGTTTTCGATGATGACAGCTGCACGGACCCTACCCACTCCATGTTGGCCAAGGACCATTTCTCCAAC ATCCTCAACGAAGTTGCCGGTCGCACCGCCTCCAAGGTAGTCAGCTGGGTTGTGCCTCAGCTGATGGACGCCTGGGACGACGATGGCGCTAATGTCGACCGACTTCTGAACAGAATCATTTACGGCATTCTTCATCACCCTGCCCAGCGTGACATGGGCGAGGATGGTGCCCAGGAAGGTCGCCAGATGATGTTCTCCTCCGTCGAGGAGTGGTGGAATGACCTGGGCGAGGACGCTCGTGAGGAGTACCGCCAGAAGCTCAGCCGCAATGGCGTGCTGAACGGCGAGAATCACAAGGAAGGCGTCCAGGACTGCGGTCACGGCTGCGGCAAGCCCCTGGGCATGCACAAGAACTTCAAGAACGAGGCGCCTGAGACCATGGAGGATCggatcgccgccgccgccgccaaccaaATCATGGGCGGCGTCAAGCAGGGCTTCTCAGAGTTCCTTAGCGGCcaggccaacaacaaccagggCAATCTCCTCGGCGCGGTCGCCGGCGGCATCCTAGGCGGTGGTTTCAATAACGAGGCGACCAGCGCTTATCGTTCCAGCGGCTACACGCCCGACGGCGGATACTCGGAGACCACGACCGAGTACGGTTACGATGGCAACCGCTATGGCCAAGCCGAGTACACCGAGACGCGGTACGATGACGGTAGCCAGCGCCAGGAGTATCGTCGCTATGAGCAGGACGACAATGGCGGCAACGACTACGGCTACGAGGACCGCCGATATCGccgtgatgatgacgaggagtaCCGCGAGGAGCGCAGGTACCGTcgcgatgacgaggaggagtatGGTGGCGGAGGCGGATACTCCCGTCGccacgaggacgaggatctGGCGTACCCCGATCCGGAGCGTCCCTCGAGCCCCAGTCTCCTGGATAGGATTGCCCAGCGGGCTAAGGACGCCTtcgaggagagaaggagggagtACGAGAGCGGAGAGCGTGAGCGTCGTTGGCCATTCTAG
- a CDS encoding beclin 1, variant produces MNHRPLSIMNCQKCRTPLKLDSSLEDLNPAAYDLLVATYSQQTPKKALSSISESSTTHRSLHERERRSLYEKALRSSHQPMFKRHAGPGRGGGGDGALRDNPAMSFVLLTESQIASSDALSLQKNNRSSAQDLSSGAYSSNNSNTNNNNVGASEEDDMANAHLSDQMERILKLFEVISARSDIDHPICIECSDMLVEEMQKKLESANREKDAYVNYLKELKASEPTDEEIRAQEEATRKAKQAEKELLEELKALEQEQAALEREKLELEAEIREVDIKEEEFWRARNGFNTTLIDFQNERDSINSKFDHDSRQLEKLQRSNVFNDTFCISHDGTFATINGLRLGRMHNVPVDWPEINAAWGHALLLLVTVAEKLNFRFEGYEPQPMGSTSRIVRIEPASTSMASSFYPSRPVDANAPPPPAKRTVLELYSSGDFPLGFTFIHRKFDTAMVAFLELVRQLGVHVQEQTRREGNPLSLPYQIQGDKISDVSIKLGVQQDDSWAKACKLTLTCCKFLLAHASNVSASSTARANALGL; encoded by the exons ATGAATCACCGACCGTTGTCCATCATGAACTGCCAAAAGTGTCGCACCCCACTCAAGCTGGACAGCTCCTTAGAGGACTTGAATCCAGCAGCATATGATCTGCTCGTGG CCACTTACTCTCAACAAACGCCCAAGAAAGCGCTGTCCTCTATCTCCGAATCATCGACGACACACCGATCCCTCCATGAGCGCGAGAGGAGATCACTCTATGAAAAGGCGTTGCGGTCATCGCATCAGCCCATGTTTAAGAGACATGCCGGAccaggccgaggaggaggaggggacggCGCACTACGAGACAACCCAGCCATGTCATTTGTATTGCTCACTGAATCTCAGATTGCGTCCTCCGACGCGTTGTCTCTCCAGAAGAACAACCGTTCATCAGCCCAAGACTTATCCTCCGGTGCATatagcagcaacaacagcaacaccaataACAACAATGTGGGAGCATCTGAAGAAGACGACATGGCTAATGCCCATCTGTCGGACCAAATGGAGCGCATTCTCAAGCTGTTCGAGGTCATTAGTGCTCGATCCGACATAGACCACCCAATATGTATCGAGTGCTCCGACATGCTGGTGGAGGAAATGCAAAAGAAGCTTGAATCTGCCAACCGGGAGAAGGATGCATATGTCAACTATCTCAAGGAGCTAAAAGCCTCCGAGCCAACGGACGAGGAGATTCGAGCACAAGAGGAGGCCACCCGCAAAGCGAAGCAGGCAGAAAAGGAGTTGCTGGAAGAACTCAAGGCCCTCGAGCAGGAACAGGCGGCcctggagagggagaagctTGAGCTAGAGGCGGAAATACGCGAGGTGGACATCAAGGAAGAAGAGTTCTGGCGAGCACGAAATGGCTTCAACACCACCCTGATCGATTTCCAGAACGAGCGGgacagcatcaacagcaagTTCGACCATGACTCCCGGCAGCTGGAGAAGCTCCAGCGCAGTAATGTCTTTAACGATACATTCTGCATCAGCCACGACGGCACCTTTGCCACCATCAACGGCCTCCGTCTCGGTCGCATGCACAACGTCCCCGTCGACTGGCCCGAAATCAACGCGGCATGGGGCCACGCCCTCTTGCTACTCGTCACCGTGGCCGAGAAACTCAACTTCCGCTTCGAAGGCTATGAACCGCAACCCATGGGCTCAACGTCGCGCATCGTCCGCATCGAACCTGCCTCAACGTCCATGGCATCGTCCTTCTACCCTAGCCGACCCGTGGATGCCAAcgccccgccgccgcccgccaAGCGGACCGTCCTCGAGCTTTACTCCAGCGGTGATTTTCCACTCGGCTTTACTTTTATTCATCGCAAGTTCGACACGGCCATGGTGGCTTTCCTCGAGTTGGTGCGCCAGCTGGGCGTTCACGTGCAGGAACAGACGCGGAGGGAAGGTAATCCACTTAGCCTCCCTTATCAGATCCAGGGTGACAAGATATCGGACGTCTCCATCAAATTGGGCGTTCAGCAGGACGATAGCTGGGCTAAGGCTTGCAAGTTGACGTTGACTTGCTGCAAGTTCTTGCTCGCGCATGCAAGCAATGTGAGTGCGTCATCGACGGCGAGGGCGAATGCCTTGGGGTTGTAA
- the cka gene encoding casein kinase II subunit alpha yields MARVYADVNQNMPRAYWDYDSVNISWGVLENYEVVRKIGRGKYSEVFEGINVVNYQKCVIKVLKPVKKKKIKREIKILQNLAGGPNIVALLDVVRDSQSKTPSLIFEYVNNTEFRTLYPRFNDFDVRYYIFELLKALDFCHSKGIMHRDVKPHNVMIDHENRKLRLIDWGLAEFYHPGTEYNVRVASRYFKGPELLVDFQEYDYSLDMWSLGAMFASMIFRKEPFFHGQSNSDQLVKIAKVLGTDELFDYLDKYEIELDAQYDDILGRFQRKPWHSFINAENQRFVSNEAIDFLDKLLRYDHNERLTAKEAMAHPYFAPVRDEATRARYLAGETIN; encoded by the exons ATGGCTCGTGTCTACGCCGACGTCAACCAGAATATGCCCCGCGCATACTGGGACTACGACTCTGTTAACATCA GCTGGGGTGTTCTCGAGAACTATGAGGTCGTTCGAAAGATTG GCAGAGGAAAATACTCCGAGGTGTTCGAGGGAATCAACGTGGTTAACTACCAAAAATGCGTCATCAAGGTGTTGAAGCccgtcaagaagaagaagatcaagagAGAGATCAAAATTCTCCAGAATCTGGCGGGCGGCCCCAACATCGTCGCCCTGCTCGACGTTGTGAGAGATAGCCAGAGCAAGACCCCCTCGCTCATCTTCGAATACGTCAACAACACCGAGTTCCGCACCCTGTACCCCAGGTTCAACGACTTCGACGTCCGCTACTACATCTTCGAGCTCCTCAAGGCCCTCGACTTCTGTCACAGCAAGGGCATCATGCACCGCGATGTGAAGCCTCATAACGTTATGATCGATCATGAGAACAGAAAG CTGCGCCTTATCGACTGGGGTCTCGCTGAGTTCTACCACCCCGGCACCGAGTATAATGTCCGGGTCGCCTCTCGCTACTTCAAGGGTCCGGAGCTGCTTGTCGATTTTCAGGAATATGACTACAGCTTGGATATGTGGAGTTTGGGCGCCATGTTCGCATCCATGATCTTCCGCAAGGAGCCGTTTTTCCATGGTCAGAGCAACTCGGATCAATTAGTCAAGATTGCTAAGGTCCTCGGCACGGACGAGTTGTTCGACTACCTTGATAAGTACGAGATTGAGCTGGACGCTCAGTACGATGACATTCTCGGCCGCTTCCAGAGGAAACCCTGGCACAGCTTCATTAACGCTGAGAACCAGCGTTTCGTTTCCAACGAGGCTATTGATTTCTTGGACAAGCTGCTGCGCTACGATCATAAC GAACGTCTGACCGCAAAGGAGGCCATGGCTCACCCTTACTTCGCCCCTGTCCGCGACGAGGCCACACGTGCGCGGTATCTGGCCGGTGAGACCATCAACTAG